One stretch of Vibrio kanaloae DNA includes these proteins:
- the focA gene encoding formate transporter FocA, translating into MVTSTSENYQLFSPAQMMAEAEKFSLSKANKTSSMTVSLAIMAGAFIGLAFLFYITVTTGSANAGWGLSRLAGGLAFSMGLILIVICGGELFTSSVLSSISWANKQITFTKMLSIWGKVYVGNFIGAMFLLALVSAAGLYQLDGGQWGLNALNIAQHKLHHSPVQAFALGVLCNLLVCLAIWLTFSSANAMTKAMMTVLPVAMFVSSGFEHCVANMFMVPLGITIQTFAPESFWMQIGATPIQYADLNVMRFVTANLVPVTIGNIVGGAVLVGLANWSIYRRPQLTAAKITTITQTTEITSVKEITMNTATTIKQIMNTQPITLSVEMPTSVAIDSLLDAQLVSAPVCDVEGRLVGIFSVHDVMVDLWCQDYIPTKGQKVVDLMSRDVVAIDANDKLVDVAEFLCIDKEQLYPTTSMGFATRLTSLSLEERAKAMKVSQPHMLPVLENGVMVGVLTRIEVMQALRPIYGDRLNAVPKAELETA; encoded by the coding sequence ATGGTAACCAGTACTTCTGAAAACTATCAACTGTTCTCACCAGCACAAATGATGGCGGAAGCAGAGAAGTTTTCCTTAAGCAAAGCAAATAAAACCAGCAGCATGACAGTGAGTTTGGCGATCATGGCTGGTGCATTTATAGGGCTGGCTTTCTTATTCTACATCACGGTCACCACGGGTAGCGCTAATGCTGGATGGGGGTTGAGTCGCTTAGCCGGCGGTCTTGCATTCAGTATGGGTTTAATCTTGATTGTGATTTGCGGTGGTGAGCTGTTTACCAGCTCAGTTTTATCAAGCATCTCATGGGCTAACAAACAGATTACTTTCACTAAGATGCTGTCTATTTGGGGCAAGGTTTATGTCGGCAATTTTATCGGTGCCATGTTCCTTTTGGCTCTAGTAAGTGCAGCAGGCTTGTATCAATTAGATGGCGGGCAATGGGGTTTAAACGCTCTAAATATTGCCCAACACAAGCTACACCACAGCCCTGTTCAAGCTTTTGCTTTGGGTGTGCTTTGTAACTTATTGGTGTGTTTAGCCATTTGGTTAACGTTCAGTTCTGCTAACGCCATGACCAAAGCGATGATGACCGTATTACCCGTAGCAATGTTCGTTAGTTCAGGCTTTGAACACTGTGTGGCGAATATGTTCATGGTTCCACTAGGCATCACGATTCAAACATTCGCACCAGAAAGTTTTTGGATGCAAATTGGCGCAACACCAATCCAGTACGCAGACCTAAACGTCATGAGATTTGTCACCGCAAACTTGGTGCCAGTAACAATCGGCAACATAGTCGGTGGTGCAGTATTGGTCGGCTTAGCCAATTGGAGCATTTATCGTCGCCCACAACTTACAGCAGCAAAAATTACAACAATTACACAAACAACAGAAATTACGTCAGTTAAGGAAATCACTATGAATACAGCAACGACTATCAAGCAAATCATGAACACTCAACCAATTACACTAAGCGTAGAAATGCCTACATCAGTGGCAATTGATTCACTTTTAGATGCTCAACTTGTTAGCGCTCCAGTTTGCGATGTTGAAGGTCGTCTAGTGGGTATCTTCTCTGTTCACGATGTAATGGTTGACCTTTGGTGCCAAGACTACATCCCAACTAAAGGCCAGAAAGTCGTAGACCTAATGAGCCGTGATGTTGTAGCTATCGACGCAAACGACAAGTTGGTTGATGTGGCTGAGTTCCTATGTATCGACAAAGAACAACTGTACCCGACGACAAGTATGGGCTTCGCAACTCGCTTGACTTCTCTTTCTCTAGAAGAGCGTGCAAAAGCGATGAAAGTGAGCCAACCACATATGCTGCCGGTATTGGAAAACGGTGTGATGGTCGGGGTTCTAACTCGCATTGAGGTGATGCAAGCACTTCGCCCAATCTACGGTGACCGCCTAAACGCAGTACCAAAAGCGGAACTAGAAACGGCTTAA
- a CDS encoding cytochrome b, with product MDNNVRNYNPLARAMHWISALAVFGLFGVGLWMVDLSYYSEWYKTAPDYHRSVGILLAAVTVIRLVWKLVTASPKVEGKSYEVAAAKIAHGFMYINLAVLFISGYLISTSDGRGIEVFNWFTVPSMGELFANQSDLAGTVHYYAAWVLIIMASVHALAAIKHHVIDKDDTLRKMIGASK from the coding sequence ATGGACAACAACGTTAGAAATTACAACCCTTTAGCAAGAGCGATGCATTGGATTTCAGCTCTCGCGGTATTTGGCTTATTTGGTGTAGGCCTGTGGATGGTTGATCTTTCATATTACAGCGAGTGGTATAAAACAGCGCCAGACTATCACCGCTCGGTAGGCATTCTTTTGGCTGCTGTTACCGTTATCCGCTTGGTTTGGAAACTAGTTACCGCGTCACCTAAAGTGGAAGGTAAAAGCTATGAAGTTGCAGCAGCTAAGATCGCTCACGGCTTCATGTACATCAACTTAGCGGTTTTATTTATTTCAGGTTATTTGATTTCGACATCAGATGGCCGCGGGATAGAGGTATTCAATTGGTTCACTGTACCAAGTATGGGTGAACTGTTTGCAAACCAATCTGATCTCGCAGGTACGGTACACTACTATGCTGCATGGGTACTGATCATCATGGCATCAGTGCACGCCTTAGCGGCGATAAAACACCACGTTATCGACAAAGACGATACGCTACGAAAAATGATAGGAGCTTCAAAATGA
- a CDS encoding TerC/Alx family metal homeostasis membrane protein, whose translation MNSTQSLLSTNSESFFSSPIMTTYAGFFLLTVILISIDIYQTRGGNVTIKKAAIWSVFWFVLAFLFAGSIYLFWDIYAPNSDYTAQKATVSFITGYLLEKSLSVDNLFVFAMIFAQYQVPEHLRPRALLWGVIGALMLRAIMIALGAQLLAEYHWVLYVFAAFLIGTGIKLALDKGEEESMNTLPEKLLRKVMPVTESFHGPALMVKQGAKWAFTPMMLVIGAIAVMDVMFALDSIPAIFAVTQEPFLVLAANVFALLGLRSLYFVLQGMMDKFIYLKPALAFIMVFIGVKMLLVDSEWAIPTYWSLAVLISTMTIAVIASVYAKKPGIEQVN comes from the coding sequence ATGAACTCAACTCAATCTCTATTATCTACCAACAGTGAATCCTTTTTTTCATCGCCGATTATGACGACTTATGCGGGCTTTTTTCTGCTGACGGTTATTCTCATCTCTATTGATATCTATCAGACTCGTGGCGGTAACGTCACCATTAAGAAAGCGGCAATCTGGAGTGTTTTCTGGTTTGTACTTGCGTTTTTGTTTGCTGGCTCTATTTACCTATTTTGGGACATTTATGCGCCGAACAGTGACTACACAGCGCAAAAAGCAACAGTGTCATTCATTACGGGTTACTTATTAGAGAAATCACTGAGCGTAGATAACTTGTTTGTCTTCGCGATGATCTTTGCTCAATACCAAGTTCCTGAGCATCTACGACCTCGTGCGCTTCTTTGGGGCGTGATTGGTGCATTGATGCTTCGTGCAATTATGATCGCACTAGGCGCACAGCTATTGGCGGAATACCACTGGGTACTTTACGTGTTTGCTGCGTTCTTGATTGGTACGGGTATTAAACTGGCATTAGACAAGGGCGAAGAAGAGAGTATGAATACACTACCTGAAAAGCTACTTCGTAAAGTGATGCCGGTAACCGAGAGTTTCCATGGCCCTGCATTAATGGTTAAACAGGGTGCTAAATGGGCATTCACTCCAATGATGTTGGTGATTGGTGCGATTGCAGTCATGGACGTGATGTTTGCATTGGACTCTATCCCTGCAATCTTTGCGGTAACACAAGAACCGTTCTTGGTATTAGCGGCAAACGTATTTGCGTTACTTGGCCTTCGTTCGTTGTATTTTGTACTGCAAGGTATGATGGACAAGTTCATCTACTTGAAACCGGCACTGGCATTCATCATGGTGTTCATCGGTGTGAAAATGCTATTGGTTGACAGTGAGTGGGCTATCCCAACTTATTGGTCGCTTGCTGTGCTGATTTCGACTATGACGATTGCGGTTATAGCGTCGGTTTATGCGAAGAAGCCAGGCATTGAACAAGTAAATTAA
- a CDS encoding LysR substrate-binding domain-containing protein — protein MRYSLKQLAVFDAVADSGSVSHAADKLALTQSATSMSLAQLEKMLGRPLFERQGKQMALTHWGMWLRPKAKRLLQDAQQIEMGFYEQHLLSGELKLGASQTPAEHLVPDLISIIDNDFPEMRISLGVQSTDAVIDGVLDYQYDLGVIEGRCDDNRVHQEVWCTDHLTVVASAHHPFAKRERVSLAQLEQAKWVLREHGSGTRKVFDSSIHHLIGDLDVWREYEHVPVLRSLVANGPYLTCLPYLDVEQFVESGQLVTLNVPELEMERTLSFIWRADMAENPLAECIKREGKRMMKGKPSVL, from the coding sequence TTGCGTTATTCATTAAAGCAACTCGCGGTATTTGATGCAGTGGCAGATTCCGGGAGTGTTAGTCATGCCGCAGACAAGTTGGCGTTGACTCAATCAGCGACAAGTATGTCTCTTGCACAGTTGGAAAAAATGCTCGGCAGGCCTTTATTTGAAAGGCAGGGTAAGCAAATGGCTCTTACTCATTGGGGTATGTGGCTAAGGCCAAAAGCGAAGCGTTTACTGCAAGATGCGCAGCAAATCGAAATGGGGTTCTACGAGCAGCATTTATTGAGTGGAGAGCTCAAATTAGGCGCGAGCCAAACCCCGGCAGAACACCTCGTTCCTGACCTCATCAGTATTATTGATAACGATTTTCCAGAGATGCGAATCTCGCTTGGGGTACAAAGTACCGATGCCGTTATCGATGGCGTATTAGATTATCAATATGACTTAGGTGTGATCGAAGGTCGTTGTGATGACAACCGAGTTCATCAAGAAGTGTGGTGTACTGACCATTTAACGGTCGTTGCATCCGCTCATCACCCTTTTGCGAAACGTGAACGTGTGAGTTTGGCGCAGTTAGAGCAAGCGAAGTGGGTATTGCGCGAACATGGTTCGGGTACTCGCAAAGTTTTTGATAGTTCTATTCATCATTTAATTGGTGATCTTGATGTGTGGCGAGAGTATGAACACGTTCCTGTTTTAAGAAGCTTAGTAGCAAACGGTCCATATTTAACGTGTTTACCTTATCTTGATGTCGAGCAGTTTGTTGAATCAGGTCAGCTTGTTACTTTGAATGTCCCAGAGCTTGAAATGGAGCGTACGCTTTCATTTATTTGGCGTGCTGACATGGCAGAAAATCCACTTGCCGAGTGTATTAAGCGCGAAGGTAAGCGCATGATGAAAGGCAAACCGTCAGTTCTCTAG
- a CDS encoding YceI family protein, producing MKKSIIATGLAFAMAMPFAANAADYVIDTKGAHASVNFKVSHLGYSFIQGRFNTFSGDFSFDESNVEASKVNVIIDTTSLDSNHAERDKHIRSSDFIDAGKFSDATFNSTKVVDKGDGKLEVMGDLKLHGVTKPIVIEAEFIGAGQDPWGGERAGFVGTTRLELADFNIPVMGASSYVDMELHVEGVKK from the coding sequence ATGAAAAAGTCAATTATCGCTACAGGATTAGCATTTGCTATGGCAATGCCTTTCGCTGCTAACGCCGCTGATTACGTGATTGATACAAAAGGTGCGCATGCTTCAGTTAACTTTAAAGTTAGCCACCTAGGTTACAGTTTTATCCAAGGTCGTTTTAACACATTCTCAGGTGATTTCTCATTTGATGAAAGCAACGTTGAAGCATCAAAAGTAAACGTAATTATTGATACAACAAGCCTTGATTCAAACCACGCAGAACGTGACAAGCACATCCGTAGCTCTGACTTCATTGATGCAGGCAAATTCTCAGACGCAACATTCAACAGCACAAAAGTGGTTGATAAAGGTGACGGTAAACTAGAAGTAATGGGCGACCTTAAACTTCACGGCGTAACTAAGCCTATCGTTATTGAAGCTGAATTCATCGGTGCTGGTCAAGACCCGTGGGGCGGTGAGCGTGCTGGCTTCGTTGGTACAACTCGTCTAGAACTTGCTGACTTCAACATTCCAGTAATGGGCGCTTCAAGCTATGTAGATATGGAATTACACGTTGAAGGTGTAAAGAAATAA
- a CDS encoding ATP-dependent endonuclease → MQLERIEISGFRGVKRMSLAFDELTTLIGENTWGKSSLLDALSVVLPSDGVPYQFEMTDFHVDYSISHPQFQHLQIVLALKANDKNELKAGRYRKLKPIWVQDEFGVNRIYYRISATLEQYETTTHYAFLDLDGNPLKLHHSEKFAQELMTLHPVIRLRDARHFNRPFHHKAISNVAHGNNGNGRQARIEKRIDNTCRRLMAIPGHVNKGEMRSSLESMQNLIEHYFSFKSVSRNNPRKPRDGLRYSTGANEKSIHQIVEETKSKQTRLLFMGLLNAYLQAKGPTDLRRCARPLLILEDPEGRLHPTHLARAWSLMQKLPMQKMLTTNSGELLSAVPLQSIRRLVRQSDKTIANKLNMNHFSKDELRRIGFHLRFHRPGALFARCWLLVEGETEVWLFNELANQCGYNLAAEGVQIIEFAQSGLKALIKVAQEFGIDWHVVTDGDAAGKKYAATVLSKLGNDQARHRLTELPDKDIEHYLYMNGFENFFRDMVKIPYDHPIPPKKVVARVLKKHAKPDLALAIVSNCESRGQECIPILLRWTLKRVITMANGNT, encoded by the coding sequence ATGCAACTAGAAAGAATTGAGATTTCTGGCTTTCGGGGTGTCAAGCGTATGTCACTCGCGTTTGACGAACTAACCACGCTTATTGGTGAAAATACTTGGGGTAAGTCTTCATTATTAGATGCCCTTTCCGTTGTTCTCCCCTCTGACGGAGTACCATATCAATTCGAAATGACTGATTTTCATGTCGATTATTCGATTTCACACCCACAGTTTCAACACCTTCAAATTGTTCTCGCGTTAAAAGCCAACGACAAAAACGAGCTTAAAGCGGGTCGTTATCGCAAACTTAAACCGATTTGGGTTCAAGATGAATTTGGTGTCAATCGTATCTATTATCGAATCAGCGCAACATTAGAACAGTATGAAACGACAACACATTACGCATTTTTAGACTTAGATGGAAACCCGCTCAAGCTTCATCACTCAGAGAAGTTTGCCCAAGAGTTAATGACCTTGCACCCTGTAATTCGCTTACGAGATGCAAGACACTTTAATCGCCCTTTCCATCACAAAGCAATCAGCAACGTGGCTCATGGCAACAATGGCAATGGTCGCCAGGCGAGAATAGAGAAACGGATTGATAACACCTGCCGTCGACTTATGGCAATTCCTGGTCACGTCAATAAAGGCGAAATGCGCAGTAGCTTAGAGTCGATGCAAAACCTCATAGAGCATTATTTTTCATTTAAGAGCGTTTCTCGCAATAATCCAAGGAAGCCACGGGATGGTTTACGTTACTCTACAGGAGCAAATGAAAAGAGTATTCATCAGATTGTCGAAGAGACCAAAAGTAAGCAAACTCGCTTATTGTTTATGGGTTTACTTAATGCCTATCTACAAGCTAAGGGGCCGACTGACTTAAGACGGTGTGCCCGCCCTCTTTTGATCCTTGAAGATCCAGAAGGTCGTTTGCACCCAACGCATTTAGCTAGAGCTTGGAGTTTAATGCAAAAATTGCCCATGCAGAAAATGCTCACGACTAACAGTGGCGAATTACTATCTGCTGTACCACTTCAATCGATCCGCAGGTTGGTTCGTCAGTCTGACAAAACCATCGCGAACAAACTCAATATGAATCACTTCAGCAAAGATGAACTAAGACGAATTGGTTTCCATCTTCGCTTCCACCGCCCTGGTGCTTTATTTGCTCGATGCTGGTTGCTGGTAGAAGGTGAAACTGAAGTTTGGTTGTTTAATGAGTTAGCCAATCAATGTGGGTATAATCTTGCAGCAGAAGGTGTCCAGATAATCGAATTTGCTCAATCAGGGCTTAAAGCACTCATCAAAGTAGCACAAGAATTTGGCATAGACTGGCACGTAGTAACCGATGGTGATGCCGCAGGTAAAAAGTATGCGGCAACGGTCCTCTCAAAGCTTGGTAACGATCAAGCACGACACCGTCTAACTGAATTGCCAGATAAAGATATCGAACATTATTTGTATATGAATGGGTTTGAGAACTTTTTTCGTGACATGGTTAAGATACCTTACGATCACCCTATCCCACCGAAAAAAGTCGTCGCTAGAGTTCTCAAAAAACACGCGAAACCAGACCTTGCTCTTGCCATCGTTTCTAATTGTGAAAGCCGGGGACAAGAGTGTATTCCGATACTACTAAGGTGGACATTAAAACGTGTGATTACAATGGCTAATGGAAACACGTAA
- a CDS encoding DUF2164 domain-containing protein, protein MTIQLDSKQKSELTHALQKYLQDELDVELGQFDTEFLIDFISKKFGAIYYNKGVEDAQKVMERKMLDISDELYEIEQIVEI, encoded by the coding sequence ATGACCATTCAATTAGATTCGAAACAAAAGTCTGAGCTAACCCATGCCCTTCAAAAGTACCTGCAAGATGAGCTTGATGTAGAACTTGGTCAGTTTGATACTGAGTTTTTGATTGATTTTATAAGTAAAAAGTTTGGGGCCATTTACTACAACAAGGGGGTAGAAGACGCTCAGAAAGTAATGGAACGTAAAATGTTAGACATATCAGACGAGCTCTATGAAATTGAGCAAATCGTTGAAATTTAA
- a CDS encoding DUF1097 domain-containing protein translates to MSTLVAISLTTGILSGLWGWIAVSLGLLSWAGFLGCTSYFASPIGGVKGLAGSLLTNMTGVFWAMVIIESSTFVGVEVLGYVITAIVAFFMCIQAKQAWLGYIPGTFIGCCATFAAGGDWQLVVPSLLLGGVFGYLMKATGLWLHEKSSKSSEVVEQHAKQAKA, encoded by the coding sequence ATGAGTACATTAGTCGCGATTTCACTAACAACAGGTATTTTGTCAGGTCTGTGGGGATGGATTGCTGTCTCTTTGGGATTATTGTCATGGGCTGGCTTCTTAGGTTGCACCAGTTACTTTGCATCGCCAATAGGCGGCGTTAAAGGATTAGCAGGTAGCTTATTGACCAACATGACAGGCGTGTTCTGGGCAATGGTGATAATCGAAAGCTCGACCTTCGTAGGGGTAGAGGTTTTAGGCTATGTGATTACTGCTATTGTCGCTTTCTTTATGTGTATTCAAGCAAAACAAGCGTGGCTCGGTTATATCCCAGGAACTTTCATTGGTTGCTGTGCAACGTTTGCCGCAGGTGGCGATTGGCAACTTGTAGTACCATCTTTACTGCTTGGTGGTGTGTTTGGATACTTAATGAAAGCGACGGGGCTATGGCTTCACGAGAAATCAAGCAAATCTTCGGAAGTTGTTGAACAACACGCTAAGCAAGCGAAGGCTTAA
- a CDS encoding bifunctional metallophosphatase/5'-nucleotidase, with protein MTKKNKPIKIVLAHINDTHSYFEPTSLQLSLKMNNHIIEPYVSTGGFARISTRFKQIEQDAKRQKFGTLFLHAGDCFQGTLYFSLFKGKANADLLNALNIDAMTLGNHELDMGNEPVAIFAKRIQFPLLAGNWNLSNEDINKTHTLADNAIVKPYLTETRSASFITKEFDGEKVAIFGLSIDKMASIANPDIDTPFENALETAKATIEQIHQAGINKIVLLSHLGYEADLELAANVTGIGVIVGGHSHRLQGDFSDIGLVKDDDYGVKIGDTYVVQAGFHAMSIGHCEIEFDTEGKVTHFNGKNELLLGRRLFIDAKLSEVGQDDAHDMACEFLNNHTNIVVCKKDPELQSILIDKYQPQVRKLQQQVITYVENNLRHVRIPDEQGPSQLAPLVAQSFHYLMNKKGHEVEFAIHNSGGVRNSLNSGDVSVADIAGKLLPFAVPIGMYKVRGKTIADMLEGAINNALDNGVVGTGSGSFPYTHNLRFCYYKEAPLGHRIHHLEIYSESSGWQTVNRDRVYKGTSSAYTMKGKEGYDAVLGMLGNGTVTTDSMADCFIEFLQDHPESLQQHETMNCLECSK; from the coding sequence ATGACTAAAAAGAACAAGCCAATAAAAATAGTGTTGGCACACATCAATGACACCCATTCATACTTTGAACCAACCTCATTACAGCTATCACTTAAAATGAACAACCACATCATTGAACCTTATGTCAGTACTGGTGGTTTTGCGCGAATTTCAACTCGATTTAAGCAAATTGAGCAAGACGCTAAACGTCAGAAGTTTGGTACTCTGTTTTTACACGCTGGAGACTGCTTTCAAGGCACTTTGTACTTTTCATTGTTTAAAGGAAAGGCTAATGCTGATTTGCTCAATGCGTTGAATATAGACGCAATGACGCTTGGTAATCATGAGTTAGACATGGGGAATGAACCGGTTGCGATTTTCGCGAAAAGAATTCAATTCCCACTTTTGGCTGGTAACTGGAATTTATCGAATGAGGATATCAATAAAACTCATACCCTAGCGGACAACGCAATTGTTAAGCCTTACCTAACTGAGACTCGAAGTGCTTCTTTTATAACGAAAGAGTTTGATGGCGAGAAAGTCGCCATATTCGGCTTAAGCATCGATAAGATGGCGAGCATTGCTAACCCAGATATTGATACCCCATTTGAAAATGCATTAGAAACCGCTAAAGCCACGATAGAACAGATTCATCAGGCAGGCATCAACAAGATTGTGTTACTGAGCCACCTTGGTTATGAAGCTGATTTGGAATTAGCAGCAAATGTAACAGGAATCGGCGTGATCGTGGGTGGCCATAGTCACCGTTTGCAAGGCGATTTCTCTGATATCGGTTTAGTGAAAGACGATGATTACGGCGTAAAAATTGGCGACACCTATGTTGTACAAGCGGGTTTCCATGCAATGAGCATAGGTCACTGTGAAATAGAGTTCGATACAGAAGGTAAAGTCACTCACTTTAATGGTAAGAACGAACTGCTATTAGGACGTCGGCTATTTATCGACGCAAAATTGAGTGAAGTTGGACAAGACGATGCCCACGATATGGCATGTGAGTTCTTGAACAACCATACTAATATCGTGGTGTGCAAAAAAGATCCTGAACTTCAAAGTATCTTGATCGATAAGTACCAACCTCAAGTTAGAAAGTTGCAGCAACAAGTTATCACTTACGTCGAGAATAACTTGCGCCATGTACGAATTCCCGATGAACAAGGCCCAAGTCAACTAGCACCGTTAGTCGCACAATCATTTCACTACCTAATGAATAAAAAAGGGCATGAAGTCGAATTTGCTATCCATAATTCTGGAGGAGTCAGAAACTCGCTAAATAGTGGTGATGTCTCGGTTGCCGACATTGCCGGAAAATTACTACCGTTTGCCGTACCTATTGGTATGTACAAAGTGAGAGGAAAAACGATTGCCGACATGCTTGAAGGGGCTATTAACAATGCTTTGGACAATGGAGTGGTTGGTACTGGGTCGGGTAGTTTCCCTTATACTCATAACTTGAGGTTTTGTTATTACAAAGAGGCACCGCTAGGCCATCGTATTCACCACTTGGAAATTTATTCAGAATCTTCCGGGTGGCAAACCGTGAACCGCGATCGAGTGTATAAAGGTACTTCTTCTGCCTATACCATGAAAGGGAAGGAGGGCTATGACGCCGTTTTAGGTATGTTAGGTAACGGAACTGTCACGACAGATTCAATGGCAGACTGTTTCATCGAGTTTCTTCAGGATCATCCTGAGTCATTACAACAACATGAAACGATGAATTGCTTAGAATGTTCTAAGTAA